In Flavobacterium sp. CS20, a single window of DNA contains:
- a CDS encoding prohibitin family protein, producing MEKLSKSVVAIIIVVIVGIIILANTVVTIGSGEAGVLFEPLGEGVVTDEPALGEGFHIIAPWNTVYVYNVRQQSIDEKMTVLSSNGLDIKLDATIWFQPQPGQIGLLHQKRGEDYLELLIKPAVRSATRAVVGRYKPEELYAQKRETIQNEMFEETKALLENQYVQVNEILVRDVSLPQTIKDAIERKLKQEQESLEYEFRLEKAEKEKERQRIEAEGKATANQILSASLTDKILQEKGIQATIELSKSNNSKVIVIGSGDSGMPIILGNN from the coding sequence ATGGAAAAATTATCAAAATCAGTCGTTGCAATTATTATTGTGGTGATTGTTGGCATCATTATTTTAGCTAATACTGTTGTAACTATCGGCTCAGGTGAAGCTGGAGTTTTATTTGAACCTTTAGGTGAAGGTGTTGTTACTGATGAGCCAGCATTGGGAGAAGGTTTTCACATTATAGCACCTTGGAATACAGTGTATGTTTACAATGTAAGACAACAATCTATAGATGAAAAAATGACTGTCTTATCTTCAAATGGATTGGACATCAAATTAGATGCCACCATTTGGTTTCAACCACAACCTGGTCAAATTGGACTTTTACACCAAAAAAGAGGCGAAGATTATCTCGAGTTACTGATTAAACCAGCGGTTCGTTCGGCAACAAGAGCTGTTGTTGGTCGATATAAGCCAGAAGAACTGTATGCTCAAAAACGTGAAACTATCCAAAATGAAATGTTTGAAGAAACAAAAGCTCTTCTTGAAAATCAATATGTTCAAGTCAATGAAATATTGGTAAGAGATGTGTCTTTGCCTCAAACCATTAAAGATGCTATTGAAAGAAAATTGAAACAAGAGCAAGAATCTTTGGAATACGAGTTTAGATTAGAAAAAGCAGAAAAAGAAAAAGAAAGACAACGTATTGAAGCTGAAGGTAAAGCCACTGCAAACCAAATTTTAAGTGCATCTCTAACCGATAAAATCCTTCAAGAAAAAGGGATTCAAGCCACGATAGAATTATCAAAATCTAATAATTCAAAGGTTATTGTTATCGGCTCTGGTGATAGTGGTATGCCAATTATTTTGGGGAACAATTAA
- a CDS encoding vWA domain-containing protein, translated as MNEFDVLWIILIVILSLGLTWFQYQNQFKKQFKRALLFAVPRFLVYLCIGLLLLNPKIKQTTYFIEKPNLIIGVDNSMSIAQLTDTSAYKSNLLKWINDEELGDAFNLQLYQFGENYSSLDSLNFMDTQSNISHFIREMSNIYRSTSSHILLFTDGQQTLGQDYLYTAKSSQQNLIPVVVGDTTDYADLKIDRINANRYAFLNNQFPVEVFLSSNTDKDVKTEFVLKRQNKVIARKPISFNKDNKAQNFKIYLKANQFGVNTITAELQPVNEKNTQNNTQQFAVEVIDERTKILILFNRLHPDLGMLKKSIESNQQRQVELQNISDFNKDLATYNLIMLYQPETNFKQVFNTIQTQKLNNIVIGGTQTDYNFLNSNQSHFNKTLSRATEDYYPELNKAFSSYQIEDIGFSNFPPLKNTFGDIEMTTEGDILLYQNIDGFSTRQPLLMTVSENNQKSAYLFGENLWRWRMRSFVDQGDFETFDRFVDQLVQFVSSTTTKKRLVTDVKSFYNKGENNRISLQYFDKNYNFDPNQKISLKVTEETSNKTFSYTLVLKDQNYSTKINDLPAGDYSYKILVEGENISESGQFTLIDFVLEKQFYRANVEKLQQISDTLFYADQLDKLKTYLTTAQKFKSIQKSIEKKQSLIQWWILFIILIVFLGIEWLSRKYHGLI; from the coding sequence ATGAATGAATTTGACGTGTTGTGGATAATTTTGATTGTTATTTTGAGCCTTGGCTTAACTTGGTTTCAATACCAAAATCAATTTAAAAAACAGTTTAAAAGAGCTTTGTTATTTGCTGTACCCAGATTTTTGGTCTATCTGTGTATAGGTTTGTTACTGCTCAATCCCAAAATTAAACAAACCACTTATTTTATAGAAAAACCAAACCTGATAATTGGTGTGGATAATTCTATGTCAATCGCTCAACTGACAGATACTTCAGCTTACAAATCAAATCTTCTGAAGTGGATCAATGACGAAGAATTAGGTGATGCTTTTAATCTTCAGCTCTACCAATTTGGCGAAAATTATTCGTCATTAGATAGTTTAAATTTTATGGATACACAATCCAATATCAGTCATTTTATCCGTGAAATGTCTAATATCTATCGATCAACATCATCACACATATTGCTGTTTACCGATGGTCAACAAACACTTGGTCAGGATTATCTCTATACCGCTAAGTCATCTCAACAAAATCTGATTCCTGTTGTTGTAGGCGATACGACCGATTATGCCGATTTAAAAATAGACCGCATCAATGCTAACCGCTACGCATTTCTCAATAATCAATTTCCTGTTGAGGTCTTTTTGAGTTCAAATACTGATAAAGATGTCAAAACTGAGTTTGTTTTAAAACGTCAAAACAAAGTCATTGCAAGAAAACCAATTTCATTTAACAAAGACAACAAAGCTCAAAATTTTAAAATATACCTTAAAGCCAATCAATTCGGAGTCAATACCATCACGGCTGAACTTCAACCCGTAAACGAAAAAAACACCCAAAACAACACCCAACAATTTGCCGTTGAAGTGATTGACGAACGCACCAAGATTCTGATTTTATTCAATAGGCTTCATCCCGATTTAGGAATGCTGAAAAAAAGCATCGAATCTAATCAACAACGCCAAGTTGAGTTACAAAATATTAGCGATTTCAATAAAGATTTAGCAACCTATAATTTGATTATGCTTTATCAGCCTGAAACTAATTTTAAACAGGTTTTTAATACTATCCAAACCCAAAAGCTTAATAACATTGTCATTGGTGGAACACAAACCGATTATAATTTTTTAAACAGCAATCAATCTCATTTCAATAAAACCTTATCTCGGGCTACTGAAGATTATTATCCAGAATTAAACAAAGCTTTTAGCAGTTACCAAATAGAAGACATCGGTTTTTCAAATTTTCCTCCCTTAAAAAACACATTTGGTGATATTGAAATGACTACAGAAGGAGATATTTTACTTTATCAAAATATCGATGGTTTTTCTACTCGTCAGCCATTATTGATGACAGTTTCAGAAAACAACCAAAAATCAGCGTATTTATTTGGCGAAAACCTTTGGCGATGGCGTATGCGTTCATTTGTCGATCAAGGCGATTTTGAAACCTTTGACCGTTTTGTGGATCAATTAGTGCAATTTGTGAGTTCTACAACCACCAAAAAACGATTGGTTACCGATGTAAAATCTTTTTATAACAAAGGAGAAAACAACAGAATTAGCCTTCAATATTTTGATAAAAACTACAATTTTGATCCTAACCAAAAGATAAGTCTTAAGGTAACGGAAGAAACGAGCAACAAAACTTTTTCCTACACTTTAGTATTGAAAGACCAAAACTATTCCACAAAAATCAATGATTTACCAGCGGGTGATTACAGTTATAAAATTCTTGTTGAAGGTGAAAACATTTCAGAAAGCGGTCAATTTACTCTCATAGATTTTGTGTTAGAGAAACAATTTTATCGTGCTAATGTTGAGAAACTTCAGCAGATTTCTGACACTTTGTTTTATGCCGACCAACTCGATAAGCTCAAAACGTATTTGACTACAGCACAAAAGTTTAAATCTATCCAAAAATCTATAGAAAAAAAGCAATCTTTAATCCAATGGTGGATACTTTTCATTATATTAATTGTATTTTTGGGAATTGAGTGGTTGAGTAGAAAATACCACGGATTAATATAA
- the fabG gene encoding 3-oxoacyl-[acyl-carrier-protein] reductase: MGLLDNKNTLITGASRGIGRGIALQFAKQGSNVAFTYNSSASPAEELVKILEAEGVKAKAYQSDAADFDQAQDLVKSVLEDFGQIDVLINNAGITKDNLLMRMSEDDFNKVIKVNLNSVFNLTKAILRPMLKQRHGSIINISSVVGVKGNAGQGNYAASKAGVIGFSKSMALELGSRNIRTNVIAPGFIETEMTEKLDEKTVEGWRQAIPLKRGGTPEDVANACVFLASDMSAYITGQTINVDGGMLT; this comes from the coding sequence ATGGGTTTACTCGATAATAAAAACACCTTGATTACAGGAGCAAGCCGTGGAATAGGTCGTGGTATTGCTTTACAATTCGCTAAACAAGGCTCAAATGTGGCTTTTACTTATAACTCATCTGCTAGTCCAGCTGAAGAACTCGTCAAAATTTTAGAAGCTGAAGGCGTAAAAGCCAAAGCATACCAATCTGATGCCGCTGACTTTGACCAAGCTCAAGACTTAGTCAAATCAGTTTTGGAAGATTTTGGTCAAATTGATGTTTTAATCAATAATGCTGGGATTACCAAAGACAACTTGTTGATGCGTATGAGTGAAGACGATTTTAATAAAGTCATTAAAGTTAACTTGAATTCGGTTTTTAATTTAACCAAAGCCATTTTAAGACCAATGCTTAAGCAACGTCACGGTAGTATCATCAACATTAGCTCTGTGGTTGGTGTTAAAGGCAATGCAGGTCAAGGCAATTATGCGGCTTCAAAAGCTGGCGTTATAGGGTTTTCAAAATCTATGGCTCTCGAACTCGGTTCTAGAAACATCAGAACCAATGTGATAGCTCCAGGATTTATCGAAACCGAAATGACTGAAAAATTAGACGAAAAAACCGTTGAAGGTTGGCGACAAGCCATTCCACTAAAACGCGGTGGAACACCAGAAGACGTGGCTAATGCTTGCGTATTTCTCGCCAGTGATATGAGTGCTTATATTACTGGACAAACTATAAATGTTGATGGTGGTATGCTCACCTAA
- a CDS encoding MerR family transcriptional regulator — MGLNIKELKRKQKDIAKVARKEIEENIKENILEVVLDDDILNLFHQEMSRNVATQSKRVISHWVKKGLIEGEQSKEGGWYHFSHIETFWIQIITNLRQFGLDLDKIKYIRQQLFTDEVQGFSLFEYIIMYSVLKEPYVLLIFEDGTVQLLTTSLYSNEISKSLLPPHIVINLLDLAEKMYPHNNFHLGQNEGNIADLSNEELKLLYFIRTGDFQEVKIRLNEDDVFLVEGKKQVKNPENIMRLINEKAYQDIEIKTVNGKVAYISATQKIKLK; from the coding sequence ATGGGTTTAAATATTAAAGAATTAAAACGTAAGCAAAAAGACATTGCAAAAGTTGCTCGAAAAGAGATAGAAGAAAACATCAAAGAAAATATATTAGAAGTCGTATTAGACGATGACATTCTTAATTTATTTCATCAAGAAATGAGCAGAAATGTGGCTACTCAATCTAAACGAGTAATCAGTCATTGGGTTAAAAAAGGGTTAATTGAGGGCGAACAATCAAAAGAAGGTGGTTGGTATCACTTTAGCCATATTGAAACCTTTTGGATACAAATTATCACTAATCTACGTCAATTTGGTTTAGATTTAGATAAAATAAAGTATATAAGGCAACAGCTTTTTACCGATGAAGTACAAGGGTTCTCTTTATTTGAATATATCATAATGTATTCCGTGCTGAAAGAACCTTATGTATTATTGATATTTGAAGATGGAACAGTACAATTACTTACTACATCACTTTACAGTAATGAAATATCAAAAAGTCTATTACCCCCTCACATTGTCATAAACCTACTTGATTTGGCAGAAAAAATGTATCCTCATAATAATTTTCACTTAGGTCAGAACGAGGGAAATATCGCAGATTTAAGTAATGAAGAATTAAAGTTACTTTACTTTATAAGAACTGGCGATTTTCAAGAAGTAAAAATACGATTGAATGAAGATGATGTCTTTTTAGTGGAGGGCAAAAAACAAGTGAAAAATCCAGAAAATATAATGAGACTTATCAATGAGAAAGCCTATCAGGATATAGAAATTAAAACAGTTAATGGGAAAGTAGCATACATTAGTGCTACTCAAAAAATAAAACTTAAATAG
- a CDS encoding Fic family protein: MKPPYQITENILQLVASISEKLGEINAVHLHKPPTELRKKNRIKTIQSSLEIEGNTLTEEQITALLENKRVIAPQKDILEVQNAIQVYDQLQKFNPNSIKDLEKAHGVLMQGLIKNAGKLRTKNVGIVQGSKVKHVAPDGGMVKGLMNDLFSYLKSDKDIVLIKSCVFHYEFEFIHPFIDGNGRMGRLWQTLILMQKYPVFEFLPVESLIKENQEAYYKVLEQSDNIGQSTPFIEWMLNIILQALENLLKTQNRALSAEDRIDIFKDKIGQQEFSRKDYLQNYKEISQATASRDLKWAVEQEILGKSGDKRLTKYIFRC, from the coding sequence ATGAAACCACCTTATCAAATAACAGAAAATATACTGCAATTAGTTGCCTCCATTTCAGAGAAATTGGGGGAAATCAATGCCGTACATTTACATAAGCCACCAACAGAACTACGAAAAAAGAATCGCATTAAAACAATTCAATCTTCATTAGAGATTGAGGGTAACACATTAACCGAAGAGCAAATCACAGCTTTGTTAGAAAACAAGAGAGTGATTGCTCCGCAGAAAGATATTCTGGAAGTACAGAATGCGATTCAAGTTTATGACCAACTTCAAAAATTTAATCCGAATAGTATAAAAGATTTGGAAAAAGCACACGGAGTTTTAATGCAAGGACTAATCAAAAACGCAGGAAAACTTCGCACTAAGAATGTTGGTATTGTACAAGGCTCAAAAGTGAAGCACGTAGCACCAGACGGCGGAATGGTAAAGGGTTTAATGAATGACTTGTTTAGTTATCTGAAATCAGATAAGGATATAGTACTTATTAAAAGCTGTGTATTTCATTACGAGTTTGAATTTATCCACCCATTCATTGATGGTAATGGTAGAATGGGTAGATTGTGGCAGACTCTAATCTTAATGCAGAAATACCCAGTGTTTGAATTTCTACCAGTAGAAAGCCTTATCAAAGAAAATCAAGAGGCGTATTATAAAGTGTTAGAGCAATCAGATAATATAGGGCAATCTACGCCATTTATTGAGTGGATGCTAAACATAATACTTCAAGCCTTAGAAAACCTCCTTAAAACACAAAATAGAGCCCTCTCAGCCGAAGATAGAATTGATATTTTCAAAGATAAAATCGGACAGCAGGAATTTAGCCGTAAAGACTACTTGCAAAACTACAAAGAAATTAGTCAAGCAACCGCAAGCCGAGATTTAAAATGGGCAGTAGAGCAAGAGATTTTAGGAAAATCTGGCGATAAAAGGTTGACGAAATACATCTTTAGATGCTAA
- a CDS encoding AIPR family protein, which translates to MSQGAENTELKRFYDNLIQDIKATQLSEEEGGNTEQIFTQTAVDLLASAGETENVRLAYDKRGIGTKSQHQINAYSISDNYETLDLFVTIFKNTDEYTRTSTAEIDTALKRILNFFRKAIYKDYVNDIEESSEIFQLANELASSKDLRDNLVRINAIVLTDGIFPLDPPKTSTISGFSIYTRVVDLNYLYNITEKSHIPIELNFKEEGFEIPCIESPSDNENYKSYLAIIPGIALANIYERFGARLLEQNVRSFLQFTGKINKGIRNTILNEPEMFLAFNNGIAATANQIELEKDKSGKGLIISKVNDLQIVNGGQTTASIYYTYKKDKADVSNIYVQVKLSVINNKENFGEIVSQIAEYANTQNKISIADLSSNLPYHVEFEKLSRAIVTPHSEKNPTQTKWFYERARGQYKNARARDGFTQSRRKAFDIKHPRSQMLTKEKLAKYINSYQEVYKGKKLVVAPHFVIKNVKNYNQFILYNTGVSVENNNIYFEDAVAKAIIYKTCEKLYGIKPNAIGGLRFITVPYSITYFGFKTDYRLDLYKIWKNQSLSDELENLLYNLMVQIDDFLKTNSPESLIEMWARKEVCWELIKQQEFNLNYNSIEKDMIDEKNSSKRIMISSDEVAKKQFQESIEKVKSIPSEIWRKIEIWGRETDSLSSYLQNVAYTISGRIKNNSNILTNEISNGLKIIEVVIEKAPEILFDITENTEPQKQDSVENEITIDLINKIIQWDKRRRRLKDYEYKFMLALSEGKKPLSARNKKIAELNLKKVKKYGFN; encoded by the coding sequence ATGAGTCAGGGGGCAGAAAATACAGAACTAAAAAGGTTTTACGATAACCTTATCCAAGATATAAAGGCTACTCAATTAAGTGAGGAAGAGGGTGGAAATACCGAGCAAATATTCACGCAGACTGCTGTTGATTTATTAGCATCGGCAGGAGAAACAGAAAATGTAAGATTAGCATATGACAAAAGAGGAATTGGCACAAAAAGTCAACATCAAATCAATGCCTATTCTATATCAGATAATTACGAAACACTCGACTTATTTGTTACGATTTTTAAAAACACAGATGAATATACCAGAACCTCTACTGCTGAGATAGATACTGCATTAAAGCGGATATTGAACTTTTTTCGTAAAGCCATATACAAAGACTATGTAAATGACATTGAAGAATCATCAGAAATTTTTCAACTTGCTAATGAATTAGCATCAAGCAAAGATTTGAGAGATAATTTAGTGCGAATAAATGCCATTGTACTAACTGACGGGATATTTCCATTAGACCCTCCAAAAACAAGCACTATAAGTGGTTTTTCAATCTATACACGAGTAGTAGATTTAAACTATTTATACAATATTACTGAAAAGTCGCATATTCCCATAGAATTAAATTTCAAAGAAGAGGGATTTGAAATCCCTTGTATTGAATCGCCCTCTGACAATGAAAATTACAAATCATATCTTGCAATTATACCAGGCATTGCTCTTGCCAATATATACGAGCGTTTTGGAGCAAGATTATTAGAGCAAAATGTTCGTTCGTTCTTACAGTTTACAGGTAAGATAAACAAAGGAATACGAAATACTATTTTAAACGAACCAGAAATGTTTCTTGCATTTAACAATGGTATAGCAGCTACAGCCAATCAGATAGAACTTGAAAAAGATAAAAGCGGTAAAGGTTTAATCATCTCTAAAGTAAATGATTTACAAATTGTAAACGGAGGGCAAACTACTGCATCAATCTATTATACATACAAAAAAGATAAAGCAGATGTTAGTAATATTTATGTACAAGTAAAACTTTCGGTAATCAACAACAAAGAAAATTTTGGAGAAATAGTATCCCAAATAGCAGAGTATGCAAATACGCAGAATAAAATATCCATAGCTGATTTAAGTAGTAACTTACCATATCATGTAGAATTTGAGAAACTATCCAGAGCAATTGTAACCCCACATTCTGAAAAGAATCCTACTCAAACTAAATGGTTTTATGAAAGAGCAAGAGGACAATATAAGAATGCAAGAGCAAGGGATGGGTTTACTCAAAGCAGACGTAAAGCATTTGACATAAAACATCCGAGAAGTCAAATGCTTACTAAAGAGAAGTTAGCTAAATATATCAATTCATATCAAGAAGTATATAAAGGGAAAAAGTTAGTTGTTGCTCCACATTTTGTAATTAAGAATGTTAAGAATTACAATCAGTTTATTCTATACAATACTGGTGTTAGTGTAGAGAACAACAACATATATTTTGAAGATGCGGTTGCTAAAGCAATTATTTACAAAACCTGTGAAAAATTATACGGAATTAAGCCAAATGCAATAGGTGGTTTACGCTTTATTACAGTACCTTATTCTATTACATATTTTGGTTTCAAGACGGATTACAGACTTGATTTATACAAAATCTGGAAGAATCAATCTCTGTCTGATGAATTAGAAAATTTACTCTATAACCTGATGGTACAAATAGATGATTTTCTGAAAACAAATAGCCCAGAATCTTTAATTGAGATGTGGGCAAGAAAAGAGGTATGTTGGGAATTGATAAAACAACAAGAGTTTAATCTGAATTACAATTCCATTGAAAAGGATATGATTGATGAAAAAAATTCATCTAAAAGGATTATGATTTCATCTGATGAAGTTGCAAAAAAACAGTTTCAAGAAAGTATAGAAAAAGTAAAATCAATTCCGTCAGAGATATGGAGGAAAATAGAAATCTGGGGAAGAGAAACAGACAGTTTATCCTCTTATTTACAAAATGTAGCATATACTATCTCAGGTCGAATTAAGAATAATTCTAATATCCTAACTAATGAAATCTCCAATGGTCTTAAAATAATTGAAGTAGTGATTGAAAAAGCACCTGAAATTTTGTTTGATATAACAGAGAACACCGAACCTCAAAAACAAGATAGTGTTGAAAATGAAATAACCATTGATTTAATAAACAAAATTATTCAATGGGATAAAAGACGAAGACGTCTGAAAGACTATGAGTATAAGTTTATGCTTGCTCTTAGCGAAGGTAAGAAACCGCTTTCCGCAAGAAATAAAAAGATAGCTGAACTAAACTTGAAAAAAGTAAAAAAATATGGGTTTAACTAA
- a CDS encoding PD-(D/E)XK motif protein, which yields MLNLHHRDIFTVLCEDLIANVKEETNQKKLVKEILNRFEKWKSLFNKIRPDGLNGEEQRGLYGELYFLRKLLSTNNFDYSEVIDSWGGSEKKVQDFQSKKWAVEVKTSHGKNHQKVHISNERQLDSSNLEDLFLYHISLEVMQKSGESLNDIIDEIRLFLQANIIAFNQFNNKLVQAGYFSFQKDFYENIGYNIRQDTFYKVVNDFPRIQESDIMNGVGDVKYSIILSQCKPFIVDVQEVFDKKVIG from the coding sequence TTGCTCAATCTACACCACAGAGATATTTTTACAGTTTTATGTGAAGACTTAATTGCAAATGTAAAAGAAGAGACTAACCAAAAAAAACTGGTAAAAGAAATTCTAAACCGTTTTGAAAAATGGAAGTCCTTATTTAACAAAATAAGACCAGATGGATTAAATGGCGAAGAGCAAAGAGGATTATACGGAGAGTTGTATTTTTTGAGAAAGCTATTGTCAACTAATAATTTTGATTATTCAGAAGTTATTGACAGTTGGGGTGGTAGTGAAAAGAAAGTTCAAGATTTTCAAAGCAAAAAATGGGCAGTTGAGGTAAAAACCTCTCACGGTAAAAACCATCAAAAAGTTCATATAAGTAATGAACGTCAACTTGACAGTTCTAATTTAGAAGACTTATTCTTATATCATATTTCTTTAGAAGTAATGCAGAAGTCTGGAGAAAGTTTAAATGACATTATAGATGAAATAAGGCTATTTCTGCAAGCGAACATTATTGCATTTAATCAATTCAATAATAAACTGGTACAAGCAGGCTATTTTAGTTTTCAGAAAGATTTTTATGAAAACATAGGATATAATATTCGTCAAGATACATTTTATAAAGTCGTAAATGATTTCCCAAGAATCCAAGAAAGCGATATTATGAATGGTGTTGGAGATGTGAAATATTCTATCATCCTATCACAATGCAAGCCTTTTATCGTTGATGTTCAAGAAGTTTTTGATAAAAAAGTGATTGGATGA
- a CDS encoding Z1 domain-containing protein, with protein MMIQQAIKTVRTLLPFSGSVTKQEIIEAVENALMLPPYSSIDKDFLIREVESLYNIRMDDFRIIEADERRKPWLGEVKSDIIWSFWNRYEDYLRSQKNFPDAVLNQISKLTDKTLDSLFNPNEKIIVSKRGLVVGQVQSGKTSNYTGLICKATDAGYKLIIVLAGIHNNLRSQTQLRLDEGFLGFDTQHQRAFDQNGVTIGVGKLQQGSVAHSLTSSLENGDFTAGLANSLGINFNTSEPIIAVVKKNTRVLERLNQWLSAQTEELPDGRRTIRNKSLLLIDDEADNASINYNREDDPATRTNSYIRDLLRMFDKSAYVGYTATPFANLFISKEELDDLFPRDFIINIPAPTNYIGPDKVFGIEVLESDEERENVLPVVNRISDYRDSIPQGHKRDDQLPDELPESLKTAIKCFILTCAIRELRGQTNVHNSMLVHVSRFTNWQRHITMRVEETFDFYRRGVEMRVPEIIEEIRRTFEENEQYSYNYNGEEITETYKSYKDVSQYVIDNIPNIDSQVTVHNWDEVLPYLNSAVSKIQVREINGGSGDALNYYDNKNGLSVIAIGGNKLSRGLTLEGLSVSYYLRASKMYDTLMQMGRWFGYRPGYVDLCRLFTSRELNEWFCHITLASEELRDEFDYMSNVAGALQSNMHSELEIIPEFFKFLLLTRLEELLMFKFLGLED; from the coding sequence ATGATGATACAACAAGCTATAAAAACAGTTAGAACCCTTTTGCCTTTTAGTGGTTCGGTTACAAAACAAGAAATTATTGAAGCGGTTGAAAATGCTTTAATGTTACCTCCATATTCGAGTATAGATAAGGATTTTCTAATTAGAGAAGTAGAATCTTTGTATAATATCCGTATGGATGATTTTAGGATTATAGAAGCGGATGAGAGAAGAAAACCTTGGCTTGGAGAAGTCAAATCAGATATTATTTGGAGTTTCTGGAATAGATATGAAGATTATCTAAGAAGTCAAAAAAATTTCCCAGATGCTGTTTTAAATCAAATAAGTAAATTGACAGATAAAACCTTAGATAGCTTATTTAATCCCAATGAAAAAATTATAGTTAGTAAACGTGGTCTTGTAGTTGGGCAGGTACAATCTGGTAAAACCTCAAACTACACGGGGTTAATTTGTAAAGCGACAGACGCAGGGTATAAACTTATAATTGTACTTGCAGGAATACATAATAATTTGAGAAGTCAAACTCAATTAAGATTAGATGAGGGGTTTTTAGGCTTTGATACACAGCACCAAAGAGCCTTTGACCAAAATGGAGTTACAATTGGTGTTGGTAAACTTCAACAAGGTAGTGTTGCACATTCACTCACATCAAGTCTTGAAAATGGCGATTTTACAGCAGGTCTTGCAAATTCTTTAGGTATTAATTTTAATACGTCAGAACCCATTATTGCCGTAGTAAAGAAAAATACACGAGTATTAGAACGATTAAATCAATGGCTGTCTGCTCAAACAGAAGAGTTGCCTGATGGCAGAAGAACTATAAGAAACAAATCTTTATTGCTTATTGATGATGAGGCTGATAACGCTTCTATCAATTATAATAGAGAGGATGACCCTGCTACAAGAACCAATTCTTATATTAGAGATTTATTAAGGATGTTTGATAAAAGTGCTTATGTAGGCTATACAGCGACACCTTTTGCCAATCTATTTATAAGCAAAGAAGAATTAGACGATTTATTTCCAAGAGATTTTATTATCAATATTCCTGCACCAACCAATTATATTGGTCCGGATAAAGTGTTTGGCATTGAAGTATTAGAATCTGATGAAGAAAGAGAAAATGTTCTACCAGTAGTCAATCGAATAAGTGATTATAGAGATTCCATACCTCAAGGGCATAAGCGAGATGACCAGTTACCAGATGAACTGCCTGAATCATTAAAGACTGCTATAAAGTGTTTCATTTTAACGTGTGCAATTAGAGAACTCAGAGGTCAGACAAATGTTCATAACTCAATGCTTGTACACGTAAGTCGATTTACAAACTGGCAAAGACATATAACTATGCGTGTAGAGGAAACGTTTGATTTTTATAGAAGAGGAGTTGAAATGCGAGTTCCTGAAATTATAGAAGAAATTAGACGAACCTTTGAAGAAAACGAACAATATTCATACAATTACAATGGCGAAGAAATTACAGAAACATATAAAAGTTATAAAGACGTTTCGCAGTATGTAATTGACAACATACCGAATATTGATTCACAAGTAACTGTACATAATTGGGATGAAGTGTTGCCATATCTAAATAGTGCCGTGTCCAAAATCCAAGTTAGGGAAATCAATGGAGGCTCTGGAGATGCTCTAAATTATTACGACAATAAAAATGGTTTGTCAGTTATAGCTATTGGAGGTAATAAATTATCAAGAGGATTAACATTAGAGGGGTTATCTGTGAGTTACTATTTACGTGCATCAAAAATGTATGATACATTAATGCAAATGGGGCGTTGGTTTGGATATAGACCCGGTTATGTTGATTTATGTCGATTGTTTACAAGCAGAGAGTTAAACGAATGGTTCTGTCATATCACTTTAGCATCCGAAGAGTTGAGAGACGAATTTGATTATATGTCGAATGTAGCGGGAGCACTCCAGAGCAATATGCACTCCGAGTTAGAAATCATCCCGGAGTTCTTCAAATTTCTGCTTCTAACAAGATTAGAAGAGCTACTAATGTTCAAATTTCTTGGTCTGGAAGATTAG